A single region of the Solwaraspora sp. WMMD791 genome encodes:
- the mtfM gene encoding small membrane protein MtfM has protein sequence MVTEIGFVSLLVAGFGALAGGLVYLAVRICRGR, from the coding sequence ATGGTGACCGAGATCGGGTTCGTCAGCCTGCTGGTGGCGGGCTTCGGCGCGCTCGCCGGTGGCCTGGTCTACCTCGCGGTCCGCATCTGCCGTGGACGATGA
- a CDS encoding FABP family protein, with amino-acid sequence MSASSAPGTGQSSSASGAEQPSSAPGAGRPAGTDPDPVRPPWLDAPPVEPYPFEESHDLRVGPKLHPALNALLPYIGLWRGRGRGGYPTIEDFDYAQEIRISHDGRPFLRYESRAWLLDEQSRPVRPVGRELGWWRAVTDVEGRATGELEATMMTPTGVMELYLGRITGVQVELATDAVVRTGTAKEVTGGHRLFGIVEGALLYAQEMAAMGQPLSPHLSARLIRVGG; translated from the coding sequence ATGAGCGCGAGCAGCGCGCCCGGGACGGGACAATCGAGCAGCGCGTCCGGGGCGGAGCAGCCCAGCAGCGCGCCGGGGGCGGGACGACCGGCCGGAACGGACCCGGATCCGGTCCGGCCGCCGTGGCTGGACGCCCCACCGGTGGAGCCGTACCCCTTCGAGGAGAGCCATGACCTGCGGGTCGGCCCGAAGCTGCATCCCGCGCTGAACGCCCTGCTGCCGTACATCGGCCTGTGGCGCGGCCGTGGCCGTGGCGGGTACCCCACGATCGAGGACTTCGACTACGCGCAGGAGATCCGGATCAGCCACGACGGCCGGCCGTTTCTGCGGTACGAGTCCCGGGCCTGGCTGCTCGACGAGCAGTCCCGCCCGGTGCGTCCGGTCGGCCGTGAGCTCGGCTGGTGGCGGGCGGTCACCGACGTCGAGGGGCGGGCGACCGGCGAACTGGAGGCGACGATGATGACGCCGACCGGGGTGATGGAGCTCTACCTGGGCCGGATCACCGGGGTGCAGGTCGAGTTGGCCACCGACGCGGTGGTCCGGACCGGCACCGCCAAGGAGGTCACCGGCGGGCACCGGCTGTTCGGCATCGTCGAGGGCGCCCTGCTGTACGCGCAGGAGATGGCAGCAATGGGCCAGCCGCTGTCACCGCACCTGTCGGCCCGGCTGATCCGGGTCGGCGGCTGA
- a CDS encoding DUF2993 domain-containing protein, with product MSTYPAFPEPASRGRPRRRTGRRLLVVAAVLLVILGIALVVADRVAVAYAERAVTDQIRQQIAAQNIVSSEPDVSIGGFPFLTQVLAGDYRSISIVLRDVSAPVNGNSVRLPTLDVDARGVQASLDTLRTGQGEVVAETVQGEATVAYGSVVQLIDQPGVELSERDGRLAVTAPVEILGQQVVLTGTADLEVADGQVLLRFANLDAEGLPSDDAARGFVDAYAQQLSIAVPLPELPFQLDLQQVHVTPAGLVVTATAQDVPLSALG from the coding sequence GTGTCGACGTATCCGGCATTTCCGGAGCCAGCTTCTCGGGGCCGGCCCCGCCGACGTACCGGGCGTCGCCTGCTCGTCGTCGCCGCCGTCCTGCTGGTGATCCTGGGCATCGCCCTGGTCGTCGCCGACCGGGTGGCGGTCGCGTACGCCGAACGCGCGGTCACCGACCAGATCCGTCAGCAGATCGCCGCGCAGAACATCGTGTCCTCCGAGCCTGACGTCTCGATCGGCGGCTTCCCGTTCCTGACCCAGGTGCTCGCCGGCGACTACCGGTCGATCTCGATCGTGCTGCGTGACGTCTCCGCCCCGGTCAACGGAAACAGCGTGCGGCTGCCGACCCTGGACGTCGACGCGCGCGGCGTACAGGCGTCACTGGACACCCTGCGGACCGGCCAGGGCGAGGTCGTCGCGGAGACCGTGCAGGGCGAGGCCACCGTCGCGTACGGCAGCGTGGTCCAGCTGATCGATCAGCCCGGCGTCGAACTGTCCGAACGCGACGGACGGCTCGCCGTCACCGCGCCGGTGGAGATCCTCGGCCAGCAGGTGGTGCTGACCGGCACGGCCGACCTGGAGGTCGCCGACGGCCAGGTCCTGCTGCGCTTCGCCAACCTCGACGCCGAGGGCCTGCCGAGCGACGACGCCGCCCGTGGCTTCGTCGACGCCTACGCGCAGCAGCTCTCGATCGCCGTACCGTTGCCGGAGCTGCCGTTCCAGCTCGACCTGCAGCAGGTGCACGTGACCCCGGCCGGTCTGGTGGTCACCGCGACGGCCCAGGACGTGCCGCTGAGCGCCCTCGGCTGA
- a CDS encoding lamin tail domain-containing protein produces MRRTVGILTAVAIGVVASLTTAAPATARTETPDLRVHSVQYHPNGLDDGSGTLLNREWLQLINRSKQAINLRGYTVHNNNGRTYRFGDVVIPANGGRVWLRSGTGDDTARTVYWNNGDFVWNVNGDKAFLRNRKGQSLHTCSWNYVKGRDWVRCPVNP; encoded by the coding sequence ATGCGCAGAACTGTCGGCATCCTGACGGCGGTGGCGATCGGAGTCGTCGCCTCACTGACCACTGCGGCACCGGCGACGGCCCGTACCGAGACGCCCGACCTGCGGGTCCACAGCGTCCAGTACCACCCGAACGGGCTGGACGACGGCAGCGGGACGCTGCTCAACCGGGAATGGTTGCAGCTGATCAACCGGAGCAAGCAGGCCATCAATCTGCGTGGCTACACGGTGCACAACAACAACGGCCGGACCTACCGATTCGGCGATGTCGTCATTCCGGCAAACGGTGGCCGGGTGTGGCTGCGGTCGGGCACCGGCGACGACACCGCCCGGACCGTCTACTGGAACAATGGCGACTTCGTGTGGAACGTCAACGGAGACAAGGCGTTCCTGCGGAACCGGAAAGGCCAGTCCCTGCACACCTGCTCCTGGAACTACGTGAAGGGCCGGGACTGGGTGCGGTGCCCGGTCAACCCGTGA
- a CDS encoding DUF1416 domain-containing protein encodes MTAATTPSAATASGCAAPDQSAPLPASVDLAKETVITGTVRTADGEVVAGAYVRLLDATGEFTAEVVTSPAGQFRFFAAPGSWTLRALSRHGNGDTPVTAAQGVNEVGVTVGG; translated from the coding sequence ATGACAGCTGCGACAACGCCGAGCGCCGCGACCGCGTCGGGCTGCGCTGCGCCGGACCAGTCCGCGCCGCTGCCCGCCAGCGTCGACCTGGCCAAGGAGACCGTGATCACCGGTACCGTACGGACCGCTGACGGCGAGGTCGTCGCCGGCGCGTACGTGCGGCTGCTGGACGCCACCGGCGAGTTCACCGCAGAGGTGGTGACCTCACCGGCCGGCCAGTTCCGGTTCTTCGCCGCCCCGGGCAGCTGGACGCTGCGGGCCCTGTCCCGGCACGGCAACGGCGACACGCCGGTGACCGCCGCCCAGGGCGTCAACGAGGTAGGGGTGACCGTCGGCGGCTGA
- a CDS encoding sulfurtransferase codes for MSRDTALVSADWAEKNLDAPGVVFVEVDEDTSAYDGGHIAGAIKIDWKTDLQDPVRRDFINKSQFEALLSERGISNDDVVVLYGGNNNWFAAYAYWYFKLYGHGDVKLLDGGRKKWELDARPLTTEVVTRPATQYVAQEPDLSIRAFRDEVVAAIGTQNLVDVRSPDEYAGRLLAPAHLPQEQAQRAGHIPTAVSVPWSKAANEDGTFKSDDELRALYADAGLDDGKDTIAYCRIGERSSHTWFVLKELLGHANVKNYDGSWTEYGSLIGVPVVLGDEPGKA; via the coding sequence ATGAGTCGCGACACCGCACTCGTTTCGGCCGACTGGGCCGAGAAGAACCTCGACGCCCCGGGCGTCGTCTTCGTCGAGGTCGACGAGGACACCAGCGCCTACGACGGCGGCCACATCGCCGGCGCGATCAAGATCGACTGGAAGACCGACCTGCAGGACCCGGTGCGCCGCGACTTCATCAACAAGTCGCAGTTCGAGGCGCTGCTCTCCGAGCGCGGTATCAGCAACGACGACGTCGTGGTGCTCTACGGCGGCAACAACAACTGGTTCGCCGCGTACGCGTACTGGTACTTCAAGCTGTACGGCCACGGCGACGTCAAGCTGCTCGACGGCGGTCGCAAGAAGTGGGAGCTCGACGCCCGCCCGCTGACCACCGAGGTCGTCACCCGCCCGGCCACCCAGTACGTCGCCCAGGAGCCGGACCTGTCCATCCGGGCGTTCCGCGACGAGGTCGTCGCCGCGATCGGCACCCAGAACCTGGTCGACGTCCGCTCGCCCGACGAGTACGCCGGCCGGCTGCTCGCCCCCGCCCACCTGCCGCAGGAGCAGGCGCAGCGGGCCGGGCACATCCCGACCGCGGTCAGCGTGCCGTGGTCCAAGGCGGCCAACGAGGACGGCACCTTCAAGTCCGACGACGAGCTGCGCGCGCTCTACGCCGACGCCGGCCTGGACGACGGCAAGGACACCATCGCGTACTGCCGCATCGGCGAGCGGTCCTCGCACACCTGGTTCGTGCTCAAGGAGCTGCTCGGGCACGCCAACGTCAAGAACTACGACGGCTCCTGGACCGAGTACGGCTCGTTGATCGGCGTGCCGGTGGTGCTCGGCGACGAACCCGGAAAGGCGTGA
- a CDS encoding S8 family serine peptidase, translating into MHRARRGPGRRKRSTAGGWAARTRGAVTAALVALLVVTVPPVSAGAAPSTEPAGARLSTELAATLDRQGTADFMVYLRERADLPRAATAAAAGLPAGSRQADARAAAVFRELTSTAERSQQGLRELLDERKASYTPYWIANAVRVTGDRALADRIAALPEVERIDPARSYPLLTPEPATPVTATDEAGTDEAGTAAVEWNLNNVRAPQTWAEFGTRGEGIVVATIDSGVEYDHPALAASYRGADGAGGYDHDYNWFDPTGICPAGTPCDNNDHGTHVTGTITGDDGGTNQTGVAPGARWIAAKGCEVDTCSDASLLAAGQWVLAPTDSSGANPRPDLRADVVNNSWGGGQNDPWYRQTVDAWVAAGIFPAFAIGNDGPACGTASSPGDYPQAYAVGNYDVNNVIAARSSRGASLVDGAVKPNIAAPGTAIRSSVPGGGYAAFSGTSMASPHVAGTVALAWSAAPTLYGDIAATRALLDGTAIDTDDTSCGGTAANNNNFGEGRLDAYAVVEAAPRGPAGRVGGVVTGDGEPLAGATVATGERSVTSGADGSYALTLPTGEHTLTASAFGYRPVTATVTVAEDGTVTQDFDLAATTVVTLTGRVTDGSGHGWPLYARVEVDGQPDTLTYTDPASGRYTLTVPGDTAVALVVTPVLAGYQPARVEVPAGTDDRTVNVPVGVTAACVTPGYAASFGEPLLAEDFSADTAPDGWSVVERTTGGGWDFTDIGSWGNLTGGDGGFANIDSDALGVGQTQDTDLVTPTLDMSGTDAPYLRFASDWRAVGLSDSAEVGVSVDGGDTWTTVWRQTSSRRGPRVEEIPLTEVAGAAQVLVRFRFQGTYAWWWQVDDVEVVDRSCTPLPGGLLVGTTTDHNTGAALNGVTVAAVADPTVAAVSAATPADPTQPDGFYQLFSPLTGEQEFTATRAPYQVRSRTVTVVPDGARRADFSVKAGRVTISPTSPVVSHQPYGSTRKASVTVTNTGSAPATVEMLPGGGDFDLLGAAAGAALTEHRVKGISKAWQGQAYGAPAGAAPTRVSPAPAAGPASGSAAGSAADEAWTRAPDHPTSVFDNAAATLDGKIYSVAGGSTTGTERDAWVYDPVTDAWSALPDLPVARSKPVLAAAGGKLYLFGGWGAGGTPVASVDVFDPATGAWSTLPGVTSPAPRAAAGSAVVGSTVYLIGGCVDGTCTDSRTVLAFDTGTGTFRSRADYPLAASWLACGGIGDRAYCAGGAGAVEYRSAYAYDPATDAWSPLPDLPLDLWGGQYAAAGGLLVIAGGVTGSSTTVTNRTVGFDPTAGVWRDLPNTQFARYRGAGACGAYKIGGSPTSFVGSPQVELLDGLASCDAAADIPWLDPAPGSFTLAPGASRTVTVTLSATAEAGVDQPGRYTATLGLRSNTPYPVGAVDVQMNVSPPASWAKVQGTVSGLSCAGVEVGIAGATVRLNSLTEPGTGFTLRTDATGGFAYWLPRGQYQIITAKDGWVPQAAQHRLPAGIVTTVDALLEQVDPCPPRLGGV; encoded by the coding sequence CTGCACCGGGCCCGTCGCGGTCCGGGCCGGCGGAAACGCTCCACCGCCGGCGGCTGGGCCGCCCGGACCCGCGGCGCGGTCACCGCCGCACTGGTCGCCCTGCTCGTCGTCACCGTCCCGCCCGTCAGCGCGGGCGCCGCCCCGTCGACCGAGCCGGCGGGCGCGCGGCTGAGCACCGAACTCGCCGCCACCCTGGACCGACAGGGCACCGCCGACTTCATGGTGTACCTGCGCGAACGCGCCGACCTGCCGCGCGCCGCCACCGCCGCCGCCGCTGGCCTGCCGGCCGGGTCGCGGCAGGCCGACGCCCGTGCCGCCGCCGTGTTCCGGGAGCTGACCAGCACCGCCGAACGCAGCCAGCAGGGCCTGCGCGAGCTGCTCGACGAGCGCAAGGCCAGCTACACCCCGTACTGGATCGCCAACGCGGTCCGGGTCACCGGCGACCGTGCCCTCGCCGACCGGATCGCCGCGCTGCCCGAGGTGGAACGGATCGATCCGGCCCGCAGCTACCCGCTGCTCACCCCGGAACCGGCCACGCCGGTGACCGCCACCGACGAGGCCGGCACCGACGAGGCCGGCACCGCCGCCGTCGAATGGAACCTCAACAACGTCCGCGCCCCACAGACCTGGGCGGAGTTCGGCACCCGGGGCGAGGGCATCGTGGTCGCCACGATCGACAGTGGCGTCGAGTACGACCACCCGGCGCTGGCAGCCAGCTACCGGGGCGCCGACGGCGCCGGCGGCTACGACCACGACTACAACTGGTTCGACCCGACCGGCATCTGCCCGGCCGGCACCCCGTGCGACAACAACGACCACGGCACCCACGTCACCGGCACCATCACCGGCGACGACGGCGGCACCAACCAGACCGGCGTGGCGCCGGGCGCCCGCTGGATCGCGGCCAAGGGCTGCGAGGTCGACACCTGCTCGGACGCCTCGTTGCTGGCCGCCGGCCAGTGGGTGCTCGCCCCCACCGACAGCTCCGGCGCGAACCCGCGGCCGGACCTGCGCGCCGACGTGGTCAACAACTCCTGGGGCGGCGGGCAGAACGACCCGTGGTACCGGCAGACCGTGGACGCCTGGGTCGCCGCCGGCATCTTCCCCGCCTTCGCCATCGGCAACGACGGACCGGCCTGCGGCACCGCCAGCTCCCCCGGCGACTACCCGCAGGCGTACGCCGTCGGCAACTACGACGTCAACAACGTGATCGCCGCCCGGTCCAGCCGGGGCGCCTCCCTGGTGGACGGTGCGGTCAAGCCGAACATCGCCGCGCCCGGCACCGCGATCCGCTCCAGCGTCCCCGGCGGCGGGTACGCGGCCTTCAGCGGCACCTCGATGGCCTCCCCGCACGTCGCCGGTACCGTCGCCCTGGCCTGGTCGGCGGCACCGACCCTGTACGGCGACATCGCCGCGACCCGGGCCCTGCTCGACGGCACCGCGATCGACACCGACGACACCAGCTGCGGCGGTACCGCCGCGAACAACAACAACTTCGGCGAGGGCCGGCTCGACGCGTACGCCGTCGTCGAGGCCGCCCCGCGCGGACCCGCCGGCCGGGTCGGCGGCGTCGTCACCGGTGACGGCGAGCCACTGGCCGGCGCGACCGTCGCCACCGGCGAGCGCAGCGTCACCAGCGGAGCCGACGGCAGCTACGCCCTGACCCTGCCGACCGGCGAGCACACCCTCACCGCCAGCGCGTTCGGCTACCGGCCGGTGACCGCGACCGTCACCGTCGCCGAGGACGGTACCGTCACACAGGACTTCGACCTGGCGGCCACCACGGTGGTCACCCTGACCGGCCGGGTCACCGACGGCTCCGGTCACGGCTGGCCGCTGTACGCCCGGGTCGAGGTCGACGGACAGCCGGACACCCTCACCTACACCGACCCGGCGTCCGGGCGCTACACCCTCACCGTCCCCGGTGACACCGCCGTCGCCCTGGTGGTCACCCCGGTGCTGGCCGGCTACCAGCCGGCCCGGGTCGAGGTCCCGGCCGGCACCGACGACCGGACGGTCAACGTCCCGGTCGGCGTCACCGCCGCCTGCGTCACCCCCGGCTACGCGGCCAGTTTCGGCGAGCCGCTGCTCGCCGAGGACTTCTCCGCCGACACCGCCCCGGACGGCTGGTCCGTGGTGGAGCGCACCACCGGCGGCGGTTGGGACTTCACCGACATCGGCTCCTGGGGCAACCTCACCGGCGGCGACGGCGGCTTCGCCAACATCGACTCCGACGCACTCGGCGTCGGGCAGACCCAGGACACCGACCTGGTCACCCCGACCCTGGACATGTCCGGTACGGACGCACCGTATCTGCGGTTCGCCAGTGACTGGCGGGCCGTCGGCCTCAGCGACAGCGCCGAGGTGGGGGTCTCCGTCGACGGCGGTGACACCTGGACCACCGTGTGGCGCCAGACCAGCAGCCGGCGCGGCCCCCGGGTCGAGGAGATCCCGCTGACCGAGGTGGCCGGTGCCGCGCAGGTCCTCGTCCGGTTCCGCTTCCAGGGCACCTATGCCTGGTGGTGGCAGGTCGACGACGTCGAGGTGGTCGACCGCAGCTGCACCCCGCTGCCCGGCGGTCTGCTGGTCGGCACCACCACCGACCACAACACCGGGGCCGCGTTGAACGGCGTCACCGTGGCCGCCGTCGCCGACCCGACGGTCGCCGCCGTCTCCGCCGCCACGCCGGCCGACCCGACCCAGCCGGACGGCTTCTACCAGCTGTTCTCGCCGCTGACCGGGGAGCAGGAGTTCACCGCCACCCGGGCGCCGTACCAGGTGCGCAGCCGGACGGTGACGGTGGTGCCCGACGGTGCCCGACGGGCCGACTTCTCCGTCAAGGCCGGCCGGGTGACGATCAGCCCGACCAGCCCGGTGGTGTCCCACCAGCCGTACGGCAGCACCCGCAAGGCCAGCGTGACGGTGACCAACACCGGTAGCGCCCCGGCGACTGTGGAGATGCTGCCCGGCGGCGGCGACTTCGACCTGCTCGGCGCGGCCGCCGGCGCGGCCCTGACCGAACACCGGGTCAAGGGGATCAGCAAGGCCTGGCAGGGTCAGGCGTACGGGGCCCCGGCCGGCGCGGCGCCGACCCGGGTCAGCCCGGCCCCGGCGGCCGGCCCGGCATCGGGGTCGGCGGCCGGCTCGGCGGCGGACGAGGCGTGGACCCGGGCACCGGACCACCCGACGTCGGTCTTCGACAACGCCGCCGCCACTCTGGACGGCAAGATCTACTCGGTGGCCGGCGGCAGCACCACCGGCACCGAACGTGACGCCTGGGTGTACGACCCGGTCACCGATGCCTGGAGTGCCCTGCCGGACCTGCCGGTGGCACGCAGCAAGCCGGTGCTCGCCGCGGCCGGCGGCAAGCTGTACCTGTTCGGTGGGTGGGGTGCCGGCGGCACCCCGGTGGCCAGCGTCGACGTGTTCGACCCGGCGACCGGGGCGTGGTCGACCCTGCCCGGGGTGACCAGCCCGGCACCACGGGCGGCGGCCGGCTCGGCCGTGGTCGGCAGCACGGTCTACCTGATCGGGGGCTGCGTCGACGGCACCTGCACCGACTCCCGTACCGTGCTGGCCTTCGACACCGGCACCGGCACCTTCCGGTCCCGGGCCGACTACCCGCTCGCCGCGTCCTGGCTGGCCTGCGGCGGCATCGGCGACCGGGCGTACTGCGCCGGTGGGGCCGGGGCGGTCGAGTACCGGTCGGCGTACGCCTACGACCCGGCGACCGACGCCTGGAGCCCGCTGCCGGACCTGCCACTGGACCTGTGGGGTGGCCAGTACGCCGCCGCCGGTGGCCTGCTGGTGATCGCCGGCGGGGTGACCGGGTCGTCGACCACGGTGACCAACCGGACGGTCGGCTTCGACCCGACCGCCGGGGTGTGGCGGGACCTGCCGAACACCCAGTTCGCCCGCTACCGGGGCGCCGGTGCCTGCGGGGCGTACAAGATCGGCGGCTCGCCGACGTCGTTCGTCGGATCGCCGCAGGTGGAGCTGCTGGACGGGTTGGCCTCGTGTGACGCGGCGGCCGACATCCCGTGGCTGGATCCCGCTCCGGGCAGCTTCACGCTGGCTCCCGGCGCGTCCCGGACGGTGACGGTCACCTTGTCGGCGACCGCCGAGGCCGGGGTCGACCAGCCGGGTCGCTACACCGCCACCCTCGGGCTGCGGTCGAACACCCCGTACCCGGTCGGTGCGGTGGACGTGCAGATGAACGTCTCGCCGCCGGCGTCCTGGGCGAAGGTGCAGGGCACCGTCTCCGGGCTCAGCTGCGCCGGGGTCGAGGTCGGGATCGCCGGGGCGACCGTACGGTTGAACTCGCTGACCGAGCCGGGCACCGGGTTCACGCTGCGCACCGACGCCACCGGCGGGTTCGCCTACTGGTTGCCCCGGGGGCAGTACCAGATCATCACCGCGAAGGACGGCTGGGTGCCGCAGGCCGCCCAGCACCGGCTGCCGGCCGGGATCGTGACCACGGTCGACGCTCTGCTGGAGCAGGTCGACCCGTGTCCGCCCCGGCTCGGTGGGGTCTGA
- a CDS encoding Fur family transcriptional regulator, whose amino-acid sequence MVDSSLAEMLRSRGLRLTAQRQLILEAVHELGHATPEQVHTAVREVAAGVNITTIYRTLELLEGLGLVTHTHLSHGSPTFHPVTDDQHVHLVCRSCKSVAEMDPALAEPLITALATERGFQVDIGHMALFGICQQCGGKR is encoded by the coding sequence GTGGTCGACTCATCGCTTGCTGAGATGCTGCGCTCGCGCGGGCTACGGCTCACCGCGCAGCGCCAGCTGATCCTGGAAGCGGTGCACGAGCTGGGGCACGCCACCCCGGAGCAGGTGCACACGGCGGTCCGCGAGGTCGCCGCCGGCGTCAACATCACCACCATCTACCGAACGCTGGAGCTGCTCGAGGGGCTCGGCCTGGTCACCCACACCCACCTGTCGCACGGGTCACCCACCTTCCACCCGGTCACCGACGACCAGCACGTGCACCTGGTCTGCCGGTCCTGCAAGTCGGTGGCGGAGATGGATCCGGCGCTGGCCGAGCCGCTGATCACCGCGCTGGCCACCGAACGGGGCTTCCAGGTCGACATCGGGCACATGGCCCTGTTCGGCATCTGCCAGCAGTGCGGAGGCAAACGATGA
- a CDS encoding response regulator transcription factor, with the protein MEILLLVTARAGEPSAVLPALDLLPHSVRTAPRDVRTLVSGPSPDAVLVDARSELSEARATCRMLHATGLGVPLVAVVTEAGLIALNADWGVDDVILASAGPAEVEARLRLAVGRLTNATSGAGGLIRAGELSIDPDTYAAKLKGRPLDLTYKEFELLKFLAQHPGRVFTRDQLLREVWGYDYFGGTRTVDVHVRRLRAKLGSEYESMIGTVRQVGYKFVVPPSRSPLPDNEPAPLTV; encoded by the coding sequence GTGGAAATCCTGCTGCTGGTGACGGCCCGTGCAGGCGAGCCGTCGGCCGTACTGCCCGCACTCGACCTGCTCCCCCATTCGGTGCGGACCGCACCCCGTGACGTACGTACCCTGGTGTCCGGGCCCAGCCCCGACGCGGTCCTGGTGGACGCCCGGTCAGAGCTGTCCGAGGCCCGCGCGACCTGCCGGATGCTGCATGCCACCGGTCTGGGCGTCCCGCTGGTCGCGGTGGTCACCGAGGCCGGCCTGATCGCGCTCAACGCCGACTGGGGCGTCGACGACGTCATCCTGGCCAGCGCCGGCCCCGCCGAGGTGGAGGCCCGGCTGCGGTTGGCGGTCGGTCGGCTGACCAACGCCACCTCCGGTGCCGGCGGGCTGATTCGGGCCGGTGAGCTGAGCATCGATCCGGACACCTACGCCGCCAAGCTCAAAGGCCGGCCGCTCGACCTGACGTACAAGGAGTTCGAGCTGTTGAAGTTCCTCGCCCAGCACCCGGGCCGGGTCTTCACCCGCGACCAGCTGCTGCGCGAGGTCTGGGGTTACGACTACTTCGGCGGTACGCGCACCGTCGACGTGCACGTGCGGAGGCTGCGCGCCAAGCTCGGCTCGGAGTACGAGTCGATGATCGGCACGGTCCGCCAGGTGGGTTACAAGTTCGTGGTGCCGCCGAGCCGCTCGCCGCTGCCCGACAACGAGCCCGCTCCGCTGACGGTCTGA
- a CDS encoding polysaccharide deacetylase family protein yields the protein MLVGSRGLALAAVAATAALTSAYVIGFGAAPSPVAGPDPSPTPAPAPVVTPSGHDPDLGPSTAGPVTADPSTTGPATADPSTAGPVTADPSTTGPAVPLPEYAPLAVDRSGPHGTRLTSGSAAVALTFDDGPHPVHTRQTLDVLRQYGVKATFCLVGRNAAAYPELVAAIATEGHTLCNHSWSHDFALGSYPPAAIRADLTRTSEAIRAAAPGHPVSYFRQPGGFWTPTVVEVAQELGMASVHWTIDPADYHQPGAGSITATVTAQAVPGSVVLLHDAGGNRTGTVLALRTILPNLRQRFLVDALPPLAERADQRSRRLHLKTGQI from the coding sequence GTGCTGGTGGGTTCCCGTGGGCTGGCTCTGGCGGCGGTGGCCGCGACGGCGGCGCTGACCAGCGCGTACGTCATCGGGTTCGGGGCCGCGCCGAGCCCGGTGGCCGGCCCGGACCCCAGCCCCACGCCGGCCCCGGCACCGGTGGTCACCCCCTCCGGCCACGACCCGGACCTCGGCCCGTCGACCGCCGGGCCGGTGACCGCCGACCCGTCGACCACCGGACCAGCGACCGCCGACCCGTCGACCGCCGGGCCGGTGACCGCCGACCCGTCGACCACCGGACCAGCGGTGCCGCTGCCGGAGTACGCGCCGCTGGCCGTCGACCGCAGTGGACCGCACGGCACCCGGCTGACCAGCGGCAGCGCCGCCGTGGCCCTCACCTTCGACGACGGCCCCCACCCGGTGCACACTCGACAGACCCTCGACGTGCTGCGCCAGTACGGCGTCAAGGCCACCTTCTGCCTGGTCGGTCGCAACGCGGCGGCGTACCCGGAGCTGGTCGCGGCGATCGCCACCGAGGGCCACACCCTGTGCAACCACTCGTGGAGTCACGACTTCGCCCTCGGCAGTTACCCGCCAGCCGCGATCCGGGCCGACCTGACCCGGACCTCCGAGGCGATCCGGGCGGCGGCCCCCGGCCACCCGGTCTCCTACTTCCGTCAGCCGGGCGGCTTCTGGACCCCGACCGTCGTCGAGGTCGCCCAGGAGCTGGGGATGGCCTCGGTGCACTGGACCATCGACCCGGCCGACTACCACCAGCCCGGGGCCGGCAGCATCACCGCCACCGTCACCGCCCAGGCCGTACCGGGCTCGGTGGTCCTGCTGCACGACGCCGGCGGCAACCGCACCGGCACCGTCCTGGCACTGCGGACGATCCTGCCCAACCTGCGGCAACGGTTCCTCGTCGACGCGCTTCCACCGTTGGCCGAACGGGCC
- a CDS encoding DsrE family protein has protein sequence MARTLVVKATAGSDEPERCAQAFTVAGTAAAAGVEVSLWLTGESAWFGLPDRAAAFDLPHSAPLPDLLDAVLTSGGTVTVCTQCAARRGIGPEDVLPGVRIAGAAVFVEEIMADGVQALVY, from the coding sequence ATGGCTCGCACTCTCGTCGTGAAGGCGACCGCCGGCTCCGACGAGCCGGAGCGGTGCGCCCAGGCGTTCACCGTAGCGGGCACCGCCGCTGCGGCCGGCGTCGAGGTGTCGCTCTGGCTGACCGGCGAATCGGCCTGGTTCGGGCTGCCGGACCGGGCGGCCGCGTTCGACCTGCCGCACTCGGCCCCGCTGCCCGACCTGCTCGACGCGGTGCTGACCAGCGGCGGCACCGTCACCGTCTGTACGCAGTGCGCGGCGCGGCGCGGGATCGGCCCGGAGGATGTACTGCCCGGCGTGCGCATCGCCGGGGCAGCCGTCTTCGTCGAAGAGATCATGGCCGACGGGGTGCAGGCCCTGGTCTACTGA